The following is a genomic window from Candidatus Angelobacter sp..
CTCAGCGAGAGCCGTCCCTGGCCGCGCAATGCGGACACGGACCGTCTCGCGGCATTGTGGCAGCAAGCCGGTGTGGAGTTGGGCGTCCGCGTCAATGTCGAGGAACGCGGCGGATTGAGCGACGGAAATTTGATCTGGGACTCGGTGCCCACGCTCGATGGACTGGGTCCGTGGGGCGACAACGATCATTGCTCCGAACGAAGTGCGGACGGGGCGAAGCTGCCCGAATACGTGGAAGTGCCATCGTTCGTTCCGAAGGCGGCATTGAACACGGTCGCGATCTTGAAACTTGTCGGGCAGGGTCGCGCCGGCGGATAAAACTCATTCAGGTTTATGAGATCCTTTGAAACGCTCACGGAGCAGGAGATTCTCGCCCTGGCTGTCGCGCTGGAAGAAGAAGACGCCCGCGTTTACGACGACTTCGCGGATGGCCTGAAAGAGAACCACCCTGGACAGGCTGAAAAGTTCAAGGAACTCCGGCGAGAGGAAGACGGACATCGTCATCGTTTGCTGGAGTTGTACAAGCAACGCTTCGGCGATCATGTGCCGCTGATCCGGCGGCAGGATGTGCGCGGCTTCGTGCAGCGTCGTCCCGTCTGGCTGGTGCGCCCGCTCGGGCTCAAGGCCGTGCAAAAGGCGGCTGAAACCATGGAACTGGAGACGAAGCGATTTTACGAAGCCGCCGCGCGCCGGGCGACAGATGCCGGCATCCGCCAGTTGCTGGGCGACCTGGCGGAAGAGGAACGAAACCACGCGCACGCCGCGGAACAGATTGCCGAAACCAAATTGAGCGACGAGGAATCGGCAAGGCAGAAACGGCTCTTCGTGCTTCAGGTCATCCAACCCGGACTCGCCGGTCTGATGGACGGCTCGGTTTCGACCCTCGCCCCATTGTTTGCCGCGGCGTTCGCCACCCACAGCAGTTGGGCGACGTTTCTGGTCGGTCTTGCGGCGAGCGTCGGCGCCGGCATCAGCATGGGATTCGCGGAGGCGCTATCAGACGACGGCAGTCTGACCGGCCGCGGGCATCCGTGGGCGCGCGGATTCGTTTGCGGACTGATGACCACGATTGGCGGCATCGGACACACGCTGCCCTATCTGATTCCAAATGTGAATACGGCGACGGGCATCGCCGGAGCCGTGGTTCTGGTCGAACTGGGCGTGATTTCGTGGGTTCGCCACAGGTTCATGGATACGCCCTGGTCGTCCGCCGTCCTGCAGGTTGTTCTCGGCGGTGTCCTGGTGTTCTTGGTGGGAATCCTGATCGGCAGTTCCTGAGAGCGCCATAACGTAGCCTGTCGGATGATCCCGGTCGCGTCGCTTGCCGCTTGGAAGAAAGTCGCGATTCCGCCAGGCTGCTATCGTCCGATGAGATCGTGGGAATTCCGTCCGATGCTTTGGCGAGGTCACTCACGGCGGTTCGCTTCCAACCGGGTATCGTGTTGGACGGAACAGCATTCCCGTCGGCTTGACGTGTCAC
Proteins encoded in this region:
- a CDS encoding ferritin family protein, yielding MRSFETLTEQEILALAVALEEEDARVYDDFADGLKENHPGQAEKFKELRREEDGHRHRLLELYKQRFGDHVPLIRRQDVRGFVQRRPVWLVRPLGLKAVQKAAETMELETKRFYEAAARRATDAGIRQLLGDLAEEERNHAHAAEQIAETKLSDEESARQKRLFVLQVIQPGLAGLMDGSVSTLAPLFAAAFATHSSWATFLVGLAASVGAGISMGFAEALSDDGSLTGRGHPWARGFVCGLMTTIGGIGHTLPYLIPNVNTATGIAGAVVLVELGVISWVRHRFMDTPWSSAVLQVVLGGVLVFLVGILIGSS